A region of the Exiguobacterium aurantiacum DSM 6208 genome:
AATAATGGCACTTCAGACGGTCGCCGTGCTGATGATACGTCAAGTTGACCGCACAGTGGGGACAGGTGAGTCCCTCGCCGCAATCCCGGCACATGACGAACGTCGTGAAGCCACGGCGATTGAGCAAGATGACGCACTGTTCTTTTTTCGCGATGCGGTCATTGATCGCTACAAATAAATCTTCCGAGAACATCGTCGTGTTCCCGCGGGCGAGCTCGCGCCGCATATCAATGATATGGACCGGCGGCATCTCTCCGCCGTATCGTTCTTTCAAATGTAAATAACGGTACACGCCTCGCTGGGCGCGGGCATACGTCTCGAGCGATGGGGTGGCGCTGCCGAGCACGACCGGACAACCGTGGTAGCGGGCTCGCCAAATCGCGACGTCTCGGGCGTGATAGCGTGGGTTTTCTTCTTGTTTATACGTCGTCTCATGCTCTTCGTCGAGAATGATGAGGCCGATTCGTTCGAGCGGTGCGAACACGGCCGAACGCGCGCCGACGACGACATCGACTTCACGGCGTTTGATTTTCCGCCATTCATCATACTTTTCGCCTTGTGAAAGGGCGCTGTGCAGAACGGCGACCCGGTCACCGAACCGTCGTTTGAACCGTTTCACCATCATCGGAGTCAAACTGATTTCCGGGACGAGCAAAATCGCTTGTCGCCCTTCGTCGACGACACGTCCGATCGCTTCGAGGTACACTTCCGTCTTTCCGCTGCCGGTCACACCGTGCAACAATAGCGTCTCCCCCGCTTCCGCTTCGCGAATCGCTTTGACGGCGACCGTTTGACTGTCGTTCAACTCGACCGTCTCGGACACTTGTTCAATCAATGCGTACGGATCGCGATTTAATTCGACTTCGGTCACACGGACGGCGCCGAGCGACTCAAGCTTTTGCAGTTGCGAACGGGACAGCCCGATTTGACGGAGCGAAGACCAGTACATGCGCGGGACCTCTTCTAACAATCGAATCGCTTCAAGCTGTTTCTTCGCACGGGCCGGGACGACCGCCGCGTCGACGAGCTCGATGACGAGGTCCGTTTTGACCGTCCGTTTCTCTTTGAGGACGGGCGACAACGTCAACTCGCCTTTTTTCGCACGTTCTAAAATGACGGATTGGACGTCTTTCGGATATTCCGATAAATGTGTGCCGGCACGGACACCTTCCGGCAGAGCCGTGCCGCTGATTTCTTTATCGTAACTCACTTTCAACGCGGCCGGGAGCATCGCGAGGAGAGCCGACGATCGAAAACATAGCGTCGTCTCTTTCACGTGCGTCGACAAGTCGAGCAGCTCCTCGGTCAACGAAGACGTCTCGTCCAACAGCGCCTCGAGCGGTTTCAACCCTTCTCTCGTTCCGGCGGACACACCCGTCACGATGCCGAGCAGACGCCGAGAACCGAACGGGACCGAGACGCGCATTCCTGGCTCGATGAGCGATTCGAACTGGACCGGTACCTCATAGTCGAACGGGCGGTCGATCGTGATGACCGGCGCATCGACGTGGACATGGGCAATCATTGGATCGCATCCTTAAATTGAAGCAGCAACTCGTGCGCCAACTTCTGTTTCGATTGTCGCGGTAGACGGAGCGTGGATCCGTCCGCACGAAACAGTGTGACCTCATTCTCCTCTGCCCCGAACCCGATGCCCGGCGTCGCCACGTGATTCGCCACGAGGTAGTCGACGCGTTTTTTCTCGAGTTTGTCCCGGGCATGCGTCTCTAACTGCTCCGTCTCGGCGGCGAAGCCGACGACCACTTGGTGCGTCTTCTTCATCCCGAGCGTCTTCAAAATATCGGTCGTCTCCTCGAGTTCGATCGTCAACGGTCCGTGCACTTTTTTATGTTTCTCGGCGTGGACCGTTTTCGGGCGGTAGTCGGCGACTGCCGCCGATTTGATGACGAGGTGTTGTGTGTCGAAATGGCCGAGCACTGTCTCGAGCATATCTGCACTCGATTCAACGGGGATGGCCCTCACGCCGGCCGGGACCGGGATTTGCAACGGACCGTGCACGAGTGTGACGTCCGCCCCCATATCTCGGGCCGCCTCGGCGAGGGCGACGCCCATCTTTCCTGACGAATCGTTCGACAGGAAGCGGACCGGGTCGATGCGTTCGACCGTTGGCCCCGCTGTCACGAGCACCCGTTTTCCGAGCAGATGTTTCGGGACGAACTGGCTCTCGATAATGCGCAACAAGTCTTCCGGTTCCGGTAAACGTCCCCCGCCGATCCAACCGCAGGCGAGGTTGCCGACACCCGGCTCGATGATTTGGTAACCGTATGATTTCAACGTCTCGATGTTACGTCGTGTCGCCGGATGGTCGAGCATATTGACGTTCATCGCCGGTGAGACGATGACCGGACATGTTGCCGCTAAGATCGAGGTCGTGATGAAGTCGTCGGCGATCCCATTGGCGAGCTTGGCGATCATGTTCGCCGTCGCCGGGGCGACGACGATCAAATCACTCGTGTCGACGACGTCGATATGCGCGATTTTCGTCGGATCGTGCTCTTCGAACACGTCCGTATACACCGGATTGCGACTGAGCGCTTGAAACGTCGCTTTCCCGACGAACTGTTCAGCTGACTGCGTCATCGCCACGCGGACGTTCGCACCCGCTTGAACGAGTTTCGATGTGAGTGCACACGCCTTATAGGCGGCGATGCCACCACTCACGCAAAGCAAGATGTTCCGATCGTTCACCATTCACAATTCTCCCCTTTATAGACAATGAGACCCAAGTCGCAAACGACTTGGGTCACCATTCATCCGTTGTTTTTTTCGTTCACGATGATTGTCGTGTCACCCGAAAACAGTTCTTCTAGCGCTTGTCCGACCGGCTTATACGATTTTGGCGCGGTGATTTTCGGAGCTTTTCCGTCCTGGATTTGGCGGGCCCGCTTCGCGGCGACCGTTACGATCGTATACTTCGACGGGATTGTACGTTGTAAGGCATCAATCGAAGGGTATAACATTAAATGACCTCCATCATGGCTTTTTTATAGAGAGATGCGACACGTTCACGTTTGCAATGCTCGGCCGTCACGATCGCTTTAATACGATCGATCGCTTTCTCGACTTCATCATTGGTCACGACGTAATCGTATGCGTCCATCAATTCAATTTCTTCACGAGCGACGAGCAAACGTTGCTTGATGACTTCTTCAGATTCTGTACCTCGGCCGACGAGACGGTTACGAAGTTCTTGCAGGCTTGGCGGGGCCAAGAATAAAAAGACGGCTTCCGGGAAACGTTCTTTCACTTGGAAAGCACCTTGGACTTCAATCTCTAAAATGACGTCCTTACCGCCCTCGAGCGTCTCGCGTACCCATTCGACCGGCGTCCCGTAGTAGTTCCCGACGAACTCGGCGTGTTCGAGCAGCTGGTCGTGCTCGATCATGTCTTCAAACTGTTCTCTCGTCTTAAAGAAGTAATGCACTCCCTCGACTTCTCCTTCGCGTGGTTTCCGCGTCGTCGCCGACACCGAATACTGAAGGTTGTTATCCTCTTCCTCGCGGAGCACACGGCAGACCGTGCCTTTGCCGACACCACTTGGACCGGACAAGACGATTAATAATCCTCGTTCTTTAAAATTCAATGCATTGCCCTCCATCTTCTAACATCACATTTCATAATAATAGCAGTCAATCGATTGTTACGGCAAGAAGAAGTTCGGATTTCCTACTTCATCGTACCATATTTTCCGGTAATCTGATAACGTAGAGACAGAAAAAGAACAAAGGTGATGAGACTAGTGGCATATGATGGATTAATGACATATCGTGTCGTGACAGAATTACAGGCGCTCGTCGGCGGACGAATCAATCGCGTCCACCAACCGTACGCGCTCGACTTGATGATTCAAGTGCGGTCGAACCGGCAGAGCGTGCAGTTGCTCGTTTCGGCGAACGCGATGTACGCGCGGCTTCAACTGACGGATACCTCGATTAAAAACCCGCAAGAGCCTCCGATGTTTTGTATGATGCTCCGGAAACATATCGAGGGCGGCTTCATTACGGCCGTCGAGCAAATCGGACGGGACCGGGTCATCGTCTTCTCGATTCGCTCGCGCAACGAACTCGGCGACGAAGAGAACAAGAAAGTATATATCGAATTGATGGGACGTCACTCGAACGTCATCTTGACCAATGAGGACGGTAAAATCTTGGATGCGATCAAGCACTTGCCCCCGTCACAAAACACGTATCGGACGATCATGCCGGGAAGCGACTATTTGTTGCCACCCGCGCAAGACAAAGCCGATCCGCTCACTGGGCGGGAGGACGGATTGAAACGAATCGACTGGAACGCAGGCAAGCTCGATAAACAGCTCGTCGCTCACTTTTCCGGGCTCAGCCCTCAAGTCGCCCAAGAGATCGTGCACCGGGCCAACGTACCGAACCGAGCGAGCATCGAGACGGCGTTCAAGAGCGTAATCGATGACCTCACGGGGCCGTACGTGTTTCAACAGCTCGCCTCTGGCAAAGAACGATTCGCCCCGCTTCGCCTGACGTTCGGGGACGTCACGTCTGAAGAGACGTACGACACGAGCAAGGAAGTGCTCGATCGCTTTTTCTACGAGAAAGCGAACCGGGACCGCGTCAAGCAGCAGGCCCATGACGTCGAGCGTCTGCTCAAGTCTGAGCTCGAGCGCAACCAGTTGAAACGAAAGCGTCTGCTTGAAGATTTGAAAGCGACAGAACGGTCCGATGAGCTCCAAAAATATGGCGAGCTCTTGACGACCTACTTGTTCCAACTCGAGAAAGGGATGAAAGTCGCCCACGTCGTCGACTACTACGATGAAGACGGCGCCATGATCGACATCCCGCTCGACCCGCTCAAAACACCGAATGAGAACGCGCAACGTTACTATAAGAAGTACAACAAACTAAAAGTCGCCAAAGTCGAGGTACAAAAGCAAATCGAGTTGAACGAGGCCGAAATCAGTTATTTAGAGACGCTCGTCGCCCAACTCGATGTCGCCTCCCCTCGTGATATCATCGAGATTCGCGAAGAACTGGCCGAGGGCGGTTATATCCGCCAAAAGCGCCAGAAGAAAAAACAAACGGCAAAAGTCGCGCTCGAAGGCTATACGTCATCGACCGGTACCGAGTTTTATGTTGGCAAGAACAATACGCAAAACGACCACTTGACGTTCAAGTTCGCGCGTCGTGATGAGATTTGGCTCCACGTGAAAGATATCCCAGGCTCACACGTCATCATCCGCTCGACCGACCCGGATGAGACGACGCTCCTCGAAGCGGCGACGGTCGCGGCCTACTTCTCGAAAGCCCGTGCCTCGAGCGGTGTTCCCGTCGACTACACGAAAGCACGCTACGTGAAAAAACCGAGCGGCGCCAAGCCCGGGTTCGTCATCTATACGGATCAGCAGACGGTGTACGTCACGCCGGATGAGCGGCTCGTCAAATCACTCCAGCAATGAGTTCAGGCCACGTCATGCGACGTGGCCTTGATTGTGGATGTCGTATAAATCGATGCTTCCTATCCCCTCCGCCGGCACCCTCCGTTCCTGGGGCGATGCGGATGCCTCCGCAGTGCGTCCCGCACTTTACGGGGTCATCCTTGCATCGCTCTCCCCTAGGAGTTCGGGTGCCGCTCGGGCATCATCGAGCGTGGCATCTCTCATCTTCCGCCAAGAGATAACGTTGAGTGGTCGCTCGTCCGTGGCGCCGAAAGGACGAGCTCTTTATCAGGCAATCATAAACGAAGGCCCCGTCGCTTGACGGGGCCTTCGTTTATTTCGGGTCATGTTTGAACAACTCAAGCTGTTCATGGTAGTCGAGCAAGTGCCCGTGTAAAATTTCAGATACGGATAAATCTTCATGGGGCAACGTGAACAGCGAATACGGCTTGTCACACGTGTACAAGATGTCGTGGTGATGCGCGAGTAAGTATAAAAACTCGGACTCGAACGCCTTCCGCTCTTCCTCGTCCATCAATAAGAGCGCCTCGCGATGTTCCGCTAGGCTCTCAAGCAAGAGCACGAGCTTGTCCTCGAGATGGATCAACAGCCGATACTGCTTGATCGTCAAATGCTTCAGCTTCACGTTCGTCACTTTCATATCTTCTTGGAGCATCATATGAAGTTCTTGATGCCCGAGAATCCGGGCCCGTGTCTCGAGCAGCTCACCCGGTGACCCGACGAGTTCACGCCAATGATGGAACATATACGCCGACGTCTTGCGAATCTCGCCGAGGAGCCGGTCTTCGTAACGTGGCGGCAAGAACGCATAGTTCACGCCGAGCGAGACGAAGACGCCGACCGCGGTCAACAGTGAACGCGTCCACGCGTAGTGAAAGAAGTCGGTCGTCGGGTTCTCGAGCATGAGCACGATGGCGAACGCCGCGTACGTCGACATGTGCGTCTTGTCGAACGTCGTGTTCAGCGTCAAGGCGACGATGACGGCGAGACCGATCGAGATCGGGTTCACGCCGAACGCATAGACGATGAGCAAGCCGCACATCAGTCCAACCATCGTCCCGAAAATACGGCTGAACACGATTTTCGAGGAACGTTTGACGGTCGGTTGCATCGCGACGACCGCGGCGATGGCGCCCATGCCCGAATAAATTCCGAACACATACCACGACAATGCGATCGTGATCGCGACGGCGATGCCCGTCTTCAACGTCCGGAGTCCGACTTTCGGGATGTATCGCTTATCTATCATTTCAATTCAACCTTCCCTGTCTCAGCAATCAAATGGATCGTCGGTCGATTCGAGTTTGACAGCTGATACACACCGCCGCCAATTTCGTTATAACGGTCGGCCGCGGTCACACTGCCACCCGTATTAACGTTCACTTGCCCGGTCGCATGTCGCGGCTCGAACGTGAGCGCCCCGGCCTCGGTTTGAACGGTCAACGCCTGATTGACGACGATGTCGCGCACGGACGCCTCGCGGTAAGAACGGATATCCGCTTGCACGACCCGGACCGTCTCAAGCGTCACATCACTCCGCGTCTCGACGCGGAGTCGGTCCGACTCGACTTTCGTCAAGTTGACCGCATTCGCATCCAAGACGATCGACTTCGCGATCAAACCTTGTCCCGTCACTTGTTCGGCCGTCACATCAATCGATGTCATCGAGCTCGGCAGGGCGACGCGTATTTTATAGCGTGACGGAGACTCGCTCGGTCGGCTGCCGAACTGGCTGAAGCGGCCGAACCGTTCGACGACCGAAATCGTATCCCCGACCGCCTTCACTTTTACTGTCCGTTCCTTCGAGTTCGTCTGCAGCACCTCGATTTGCACTTTTTCATTCGTGCTGCGGACGAACTCGACATTGCCGTGTGCCGTCTCAAGCCGAAGCTTCTTCATTTGGTAGCGGTCCTCGTATTTGTCCCCGAGTGCCAACACGTCGCTAAATACGAATAAGTTCACAAAAAAGAGGACGGGGAGGGCGAGGAAAACGAGACCGAACGTGATTTTACGATGCTTCGGGATGTCTTGAAAGCGGGCTTTCCACGACTTCCCTTTCATTCTA
Encoded here:
- the priA gene encoding primosomal protein N' codes for the protein MIAHVHVDAPVITIDRPFDYEVPVQFESLIEPGMRVSVPFGSRRLLGIVTGVSAGTREGLKPLEALLDETSSLTEELLDLSTHVKETTLCFRSSALLAMLPAALKVSYDKEISGTALPEGVRAGTHLSEYPKDVQSVILERAKKGELTLSPVLKEKRTVKTDLVIELVDAAVVPARAKKQLEAIRLLEEVPRMYWSSLRQIGLSRSQLQKLESLGAVRVTEVELNRDPYALIEQVSETVELNDSQTVAVKAIREAEAGETLLLHGVTGSGKTEVYLEAIGRVVDEGRQAILLVPEISLTPMMVKRFKRRFGDRVAVLHSALSQGEKYDEWRKIKRREVDVVVGARSAVFAPLERIGLIILDEEHETTYKQEENPRYHARDVAIWRARYHGCPVVLGSATPSLETYARAQRGVYRYLHLKERYGGEMPPVHIIDMRRELARGNTTMFSEDLFVAINDRIAKKEQCVILLNRRGFTTFVMCRDCGEGLTCPHCAVNLTYHQHGDRLKCHYCGYEMGMPSKCPTCDSKKIKQFGTGTQKIETELLNRIPDARIIRMDQDTTSRKGSHEQLLKRFEDGEADILLGTQMIAKGLDFPNVTLVGVLAADATLGMPDFRATERTFQLVTQVAGRAGRGKLPGEAYVQTYNPDHYVIETASHHDFESFYEQEMKLRQVGSHPPYWYMTLITVAAENPLVAQTEAEQFAEDFMNAHVEQSRLNGPMPAPLSKLKNMYRYQLFIKTKQPEALYPVLAMLQQARAKAISKKEYQLSIDVNPYVFM
- the coaBC gene encoding bifunctional phosphopantothenoylcysteine decarboxylase/phosphopantothenate--cysteine ligase CoaBC: MVNDRNILLCVSGGIAAYKACALTSKLVQAGANVRVAMTQSAEQFVGKATFQALSRNPVYTDVFEEHDPTKIAHIDVVDTSDLIVVAPATANMIAKLANGIADDFITTSILAATCPVIVSPAMNVNMLDHPATRRNIETLKSYGYQIIEPGVGNLACGWIGGGRLPEPEDLLRIIESQFVPKHLLGKRVLVTAGPTVERIDPVRFLSNDSSGKMGVALAEAARDMGADVTLVHGPLQIPVPAGVRAIPVESSADMLETVLGHFDTQHLVIKSAAVADYRPKTVHAEKHKKVHGPLTIELEETTDILKTLGMKKTHQVVVGFAAETEQLETHARDKLEKKRVDYLVANHVATPGIGFGAEENEVTLFRADGSTLRLPRQSKQKLAHELLLQFKDAIQ
- the rpoZ gene encoding DNA-directed RNA polymerase subunit omega, translating into MLYPSIDALQRTIPSKYTIVTVAAKRARQIQDGKAPKITAPKSYKPVGQALEELFSGDTTIIVNEKNNG
- the gmk gene encoding guanylate kinase, yielding MNFKERGLLIVLSGPSGVGKGTVCRVLREEEDNNLQYSVSATTRKPREGEVEGVHYFFKTREQFEDMIEHDQLLEHAEFVGNYYGTPVEWVRETLEGGKDVILEIEVQGAFQVKERFPEAVFLFLAPPSLQELRNRLVGRGTESEEVIKQRLLVAREEIELMDAYDYVVTNDEVEKAIDRIKAIVTAEHCKRERVASLYKKAMMEVI
- a CDS encoding Rqc2 family fibronectin-binding protein, with the protein product MAYDGLMTYRVVTELQALVGGRINRVHQPYALDLMIQVRSNRQSVQLLVSANAMYARLQLTDTSIKNPQEPPMFCMMLRKHIEGGFITAVEQIGRDRVIVFSIRSRNELGDEENKKVYIELMGRHSNVILTNEDGKILDAIKHLPPSQNTYRTIMPGSDYLLPPAQDKADPLTGREDGLKRIDWNAGKLDKQLVAHFSGLSPQVAQEIVHRANVPNRASIETAFKSVIDDLTGPYVFQQLASGKERFAPLRLTFGDVTSEETYDTSKEVLDRFFYEKANRDRVKQQAHDVERLLKSELERNQLKRKRLLEDLKATERSDELQKYGELLTTYLFQLEKGMKVAHVVDYYDEDGAMIDIPLDPLKTPNENAQRYYKKYNKLKVAKVEVQKQIELNEAEISYLETLVAQLDVASPRDIIEIREELAEGGYIRQKRQKKKQTAKVALEGYTSSTGTEFYVGKNNTQNDHLTFKFARRDEIWLHVKDIPGSHVIIRSTDPDETTLLEAATVAAYFSKARASSGVPVDYTKARYVKKPSGAKPGFVIYTDQQTVYVTPDERLVKSLQQ
- a CDS encoding FUSC family protein; the protein is MIDKRYIPKVGLRTLKTGIAVAITIALSWYVFGIYSGMGAIAAVVAMQPTVKRSSKIVFSRIFGTMVGLMCGLLIVYAFGVNPISIGLAVIVALTLNTTFDKTHMSTYAAFAIVLMLENPTTDFFHYAWTRSLLTAVGVFVSLGVNYAFLPPRYEDRLLGEIRKTSAYMFHHWRELVGSPGELLETRARILGHQELHMMLQEDMKVTNVKLKHLTIKQYRLLIHLEDKLVLLLESLAEHREALLLMDEEERKAFESEFLYLLAHHHDILYTCDKPYSLFTLPHEDLSVSEILHGHLLDYHEQLELFKHDPK
- a CDS encoding DUF4097 family beta strand repeat-containing protein gives rise to the protein MAYSRMKGKSWKARFQDIPKHRKITFGLVFLALPVLFFVNLFVFSDVLALGDKYEDRYQMKKLRLETAHGNVEFVRSTNEKVQIEVLQTNSKERTVKVKAVGDTISVVERFGRFSQFGSRPSESPSRYKIRVALPSSMTSIDVTAEQVTGQGLIAKSIVLDANAVNLTKVESDRLRVETRSDVTLETVRVVQADIRSYREASVRDIVVNQALTVQTEAGALTFEPRHATGQVNVNTGGSVTAADRYNEIGGGVYQLSNSNRPTIHLIAETGKVELK